GGGCTGGGACTAGCCCGCAGGGCTTCGCCCCTTCAGCCCGATGCTTCAGCGTCGGGCGGGGTGCAGGCGCACCCGCGCGGGGCTAAACCCCCGCGCTGAGCGAACCAAGCCCCTTCGGGGCTGGGGATAGCCCGCAGGGCTTCGCCCCCTCAGCCCGATGCTTCAGCGTCGGGCGGGCATGCCGCGCACCCCACCCCCAGCCTTCGGCCGTCCCCCTCGCCGCCAGCGGAGAGGCGGAACGAGGGGGTGAGGTCAGCATGCCGCAGGGCTTCGCCCCTTCAGCCTGGCGCTTCAGCGTCGGGCCCAATACCCTTCGTGCCGATTCGTGTTATTGGTGGATGACAAGGGGGCCGGCCCCCAACAGAAAAGCGGGGAGCAAATGGCTCCCCGCTTCGCGTTTCGTTGCGCCGATGCGCTGTGGCCGGCCTACGATGTAGCCTCGGCCACGCGCGGCTTCTTGTCCGAGGACCAGTAGCGCCGCACCCGGTCCGAGTACCGCTGGGTGCTCAGCCAATCCTGGAGCGCGGTGGACTTGCGCTGTTCCAGAGTGGCCTCATCCAGCGGGTGGTTGGCATCCTTCTCCAGTACCTCAATGATGTGGTAGCCGTAGTCCGTCTTGACGGGGTCGCTGATCTTGCCGGGCTCCAGGGCGAAGGCCGCATTCTCAAACTCGGTTACCATGACGCCCCTGCCAAACCAGCCCAGGTCGCCCCCCTCATCTTTGTTGGAGTCGTCCTTGGACAGTTCCTTGGCCAGCGCGGCGAAATCCTCGCCCGCCTTCAGGCGCTCTATCACGTTCTTGGCCTCTTCTTCGGTGTCCACAAGGATGTGGCGCGCGTGCACCTGCTCCTCGGTTGTGGGCACGCGCTCGGCCAGCACGGCCTGGAGTTTGTCGCGCAAGAGTTGGATTTCAAACAGGGCGCGGAACTCCTGCTCGGTGAAGCCAAACTGCTGCTGGAGGTAGTCGCGCTGGCGGGTGTAGGCGCTCTGGAACTGGGCCTCGGTCATGACGGTCGGCGTCGGCTCGGGGGTAGCCGTTTCGGTTACCGTGGCCGTCTCCGTAACCACCTCGGTCGGCGTGGGCGTGGGCGGGTTCCGCTCAAACCCGAAGGCCTTTTCAATCTCGGCCTGCACTTCTTCGGGGGTAACGGTGATGCCCTCCTTGCGGGCCTCCTGGCGCACCAACTCGTCGTCAATCATGCTGTCCAGCACGGCCATGTCCAAGCCCATGAGTTGGTTCTTCAGTTGCTGAACCATCTGCTCGTAGTACTGGATGAGCATGGTATCGGTGTCGCTCTTCTCCGACTTCGCGTTGAGTTGGTCCAGTTCGGTCTGGTACTGCTGGAGCGTTGCGCTGGTATTGGCGTGCGCATAGCGCCAGTACTTCTGGTACAGCCGCGTGGAGATGGGCACACCGTCCACCGTGGCGATGGGCGAGTTGGGCTTGACGACGTACTCATAGATAGCGCCGTAGATCAGCACGCCGACAACAAGCACGGCCACCAGCGTGATGCCGATGATGGTGTTGCGTTCCCGCCGCCTCACCCTCGCGCTCTTGGCGATCTGCTTCTTGGTGAGTTGTTTCGGTTCAGCCGGCTGGGCCGGTTTTACCCTCTTTGCCATAAGTGGCCTCCCAGGGAAGGGTGTGCACGATTGCGCGAAGCGCCCGACGGGCCGCGGCAGCCTTCGCTATCCGCGTGCGGGCGCTTCGCGTCGCGTGGCGCTAGCGAAGATGCTCGGGACTGAACGGGATCAGCGCGAGATGCCGTGCGCGCTTGATCTCCCGTGCCACAACCCGCTGATGCTTCGCGCAAGTGCCTGCGCGGCGGCGCGGCTTGATCTTGCCGCGCTCCGTCAGGAAGAACCGGAGCGACTCCACGTCTTTGTATGAGATGCGCTTAGATGTATCGGTGCAGAACGGGCACGATGGGCGTCGCTTGCGCATCGGTTTGCGGGCGGTGAACCTACGCCGCGGCTGTTTCTCTTCCACGTTGTTCTCCATTTCCTCTCACTCCCAGATGTTCAGGGATTTGCTGGATGTACACGATAATGGTTGGCCTGGACTGCTGGGCACAGGGCACGCTACTCGGCGTCGTCGTAGAGGTCGTCGGGCTGGGCCTCCAGGCGTTCCACAGGGCCAGGGCGGTTGTCCAACATGATCATCTCTTTGGCCACCACCTCTACCGTCGTCTGCTTCTGCCCCGACTGGTCTTCCCAAGTGCGGGTCCGCAAGTGGCCGTCTATGTAGATGCGGCTCCCCTTGACCAGGTGCTGCTTGCAGATTTCGGCGAGGGGACCCCAGGCGACGATGTTGAACCATTCCGTGGCGTCGCGCCGTTCGCCATTGGATGTGATCCAGTTGCGCGTGCACGCCAGGGTGAATGTGGTGATGGGCTTGCCCGATGGCGTGTACTTCAGGTCTGGATCGCGCCCCAGATTCCCAATCAGAAGCACTTTGTTCAACCCGCGAGTCATACGCTCACCCCTTGCTGTTCACAGAAACCCAGGCTTGTTGGCGGTTACGGTCTCATTCGTCTTTGCGGACAACCAGATGGCGGATGATGTCTTCGTTGAGGCGAAGGCTCCGGTCCAACTCGGCAAGGCCGTTGGCGCCCATCTGGATGAGCATGAAGACGTAGTAACCTTCGGCGAATCTGCGGATGGGGTACGCGAGGCGTCGCCTTCCCCAGAGATCCGTGCTGGTAACCTCGCCGCCGGCGGCTTTGACGTAGTCGGCAACCTTGTCGGTTACCGCGGCAAAGCCTTCATCGTCCTTGTCGGGGCGGATTACGAAGGTCAACTCGTATTCGCGCTGCATGATCTTACCTCCTTTCCATGGGATTGCCCCAGGTCCGTGCGCCTGGAGCGAAAAGGCAAAAGCGCGGCCTGATGTTCGCCGCGCTTCCGGCGCGATGCCTTACTATACCACGATGGGCCGCTCTTGGCAAAAAAGGCCAGCGGCCAGCGGCCAGCAATCAGCAATCAGCCTTCAGCCGTCAGCGTTCGGCAGTTGCGGGCATGACGCGTTTGGCGAGGGCGGTAGTTGCTGCCAGAACCTGATCGCTGACGGCTAATTGCTACCCCCCCCACCCTCACACCGCAAACCGGAAGTGGATGATGTCGCCATCCTGCACCAGGTACTCGCGGCCCTCCAGGCGCAGCAGGCCGCGGTTGCGCGCCTCGGCGAAGGACCCCGCGCGCATCAGGTCGGGGTACGAGACGACCTCGGCGCGGATGAACCCGCGCTCCATGTCGGTGTGAATCTTGCCCGCCGCGACGGGGGCCGGGGTGTTCTCGCGCACGGGCCAGGCGCGCACCTCCTTGCCGCCGGTGGTGGTGAAGAACGTGATGAGCCGCAGCAATCGGTAGGCTGCGCGGGCCAGGCTCGCCAGCCCCGACTCGTGCAGGCCCAGTTCGGCGCGGTAGGCGGCGGCGTCCTCCGGCGGCCACTCGGCCAGGGCCGCCTCCAGTTCGGCGCAGATGACCACCACCTCGGCGCCCTCCTGCGCGGCGGCCTCGCGCACCGCCTCAGCCAGCGGCCCTCCCGCCGGGCAGTCGCCCTCGCCCACGTTGGCCACGAACACG
This window of the Chloroflexota bacterium genome carries:
- a CDS encoding peptidylprolyl isomerase; the encoded protein is MAVLDSMIDDELVRQEARKEGITVTPEEVQAEIEKAFGFERNPPTPTPTEVVTETATVTETATPEPTPTVMTEAQFQSAYTRQRDYLQQQFGFTEQEFRALFEIQLLRDKLQAVLAERVPTTEEQVHARHILVDTEEEAKNVIERLKAGEDFAALAKELSKDDSNKDEGGDLGWFGRGVMVTEFENAAFALEPGKISDPVKTDYGYHIIEVLEKDANHPLDEATLEQRKSTALQDWLSTQRYSDRVRRYWSSDKKPRVAEATS
- a CDS encoding 30S ribosomal protein S18, with the protein product MENNVEEKQPRRRFTARKPMRKRRPSCPFCTDTSKRISYKDVESLRFFLTERGKIKPRRRAGTCAKHQRVVAREIKRARHLALIPFSPEHLR
- a CDS encoding single-stranded DNA-binding protein codes for the protein MTRGLNKVLLIGNLGRDPDLKYTPSGKPITTFTLACTRNWITSNGERRDATEWFNIVAWGPLAEICKQHLVKGSRIYIDGHLRTRTWEDQSGQKQTTVEVVAKEMIMLDNRPGPVERLEAQPDDLYDDAE
- the rpsF gene encoding 30S ribosomal protein S6, with product MQREYELTFVIRPDKDDEGFAAVTDKVADYVKAAGGEVTSTDLWGRRRLAYPIRRFAEGYYVFMLIQMGANGLAELDRSLRLNEDIIRHLVVRKDE